One window from the genome of Gloeomargarita sp. SRBZ-1_bins_9 encodes:
- a CDS encoding ATP/GTP-binding protein, with protein MGIMRIVVTGPVGAGKSTFVRTVSDIAPVDTDRRATDETGLLKPTTTVAMDFGRITFGPNMSLHVYGTPGQERFDFMWEILLRHAHAYILLVQGHQPAAFRAARRMATFVQQRVKLPYLVGVTHTDLPEAWPLDYVGMALGVDANLLLPVNATQKASVVAALVQLVRLCYTDHRQLMMPKA; from the coding sequence ATGGGCATCATGCGCATTGTGGTGACCGGTCCGGTCGGGGCAGGAAAAAGTACCTTTGTGCGGACCGTCAGTGATATTGCCCCAGTGGATACCGACCGCCGGGCTACGGATGAAACTGGGCTACTGAAACCCACCACGACGGTGGCTATGGATTTTGGACGCATCACATTTGGCCCCAACATGAGTCTTCATGTGTACGGCACCCCCGGACAGGAGCGGTTTGATTTTATGTGGGAAATCTTGTTGCGCCACGCCCACGCCTACATCCTTTTGGTCCAGGGGCATCAACCGGCGGCATTTCGGGCAGCACGTCGTATGGCAACGTTTGTACAGCAGCGAGTAAAACTACCCTATCTGGTCGGTGTCACCCATACGGATTTACCCGAAGCCTGGCCGCTGGACTATGTGGGGATGGCTTTGGGGGTTGATGCAAACTTACTGCTGCCGGTAAATGCCACCCAAAAGGCATCAGTTGTGGCTGCTTTGGTGCAACTGGTGCGCCTTTGTTACACCGATCATCGCCAGTTGATGATGCCGAAGGCATAA
- a CDS encoding DUF4388 domain-containing protein, which yields MAIQGQLAEFPLADLLRLLGEEKTTGLLQVAHWHIGFCHGQIVGASLPAWNWHQAMALQGWFRPETLEHLRHWYSRQGITQPFGRWLVEQGLLKAPQQRWLFCQQVIRPICRLLALPDAPFHFQPQVQLSPLALTGLQAQPLEVVLAGLRALKDWQHLLDKLPEPSSGLLSTGGQPRYHLNRQEWRLWEYSNGQMSLADIAQKWQVPVLAVQKLAFRLLVVGLVVELPHIHLTPSVAPSSPLPESFFQHLLTFLQRNW from the coding sequence ATGGCTATTCAGGGGCAATTAGCGGAATTTCCCCTAGCGGATTTATTGCGTCTATTAGGGGAAGAAAAAACCACCGGTCTGCTGCAAGTGGCCCACTGGCACATCGGTTTTTGCCATGGACAAATCGTGGGCGCGTCCCTGCCAGCGTGGAATTGGCACCAGGCGATGGCTCTCCAGGGTTGGTTCCGACCGGAAACCCTCGAGCATCTGCGCCATTGGTACAGTCGCCAGGGGATTACCCAGCCCTTTGGCCGCTGGTTGGTGGAACAAGGACTCTTAAAAGCGCCGCAACAGCGTTGGTTGTTCTGCCAGCAGGTGATTCGCCCCATCTGTCGGCTGTTGGCCCTGCCCGATGCACCATTCCACTTTCAGCCCCAGGTGCAACTATCACCCTTGGCCCTGACGGGTTTACAGGCCCAACCGCTGGAGGTGGTTCTGGCCGGGCTGCGGGCCTTAAAAGATTGGCAGCATTTGCTGGATAAATTGCCAGAACCCAGTTCGGGTTTACTCAGCACCGGCGGCCAGCCCCGTTATCATCTCAATCGCCAAGAATGGCGGCTCTGGGAGTACAGCAACGGGCAAATGAGCCTGGCAGATATCGCCCAAAAATGGCAGGTTCCCGTGTTGGCGGTTCAGAAGTTGGCCTTTCGCCTGCTGGTGGTAGGGCTGGTGGTGGAGTTGCCCCATATCCATCTCACTCCATCAGTAGCGCCCTCTTCGCCCTTGCCGGAGAGTTTTTTCCAGCACCTCCTCACGTTTTTGCAGCGTAATTGGTAG
- a CDS encoding SDR family oxidoreductase: MVQGKVVVVIGATGGIGRAVVSRLQPLGAKLVLAARQADRLQALGVPGALCVPTDITVPAQVEQLLAQAVATFGRVDVLINAAGAGVFKSWDKLTPEDFAGQLAVNLQGNFYAMQAAAQVMKTQRAGHICNVIGILGKHTMPLAAAYCASKFGAVGATKVLADELRRYNIKVTLFYFGGVDTPFWEGIALKVDRSKMLRPETAADAIVYALQVEPTAVPLEINIQPESHVFL; encoded by the coding sequence ATGGTCCAGGGCAAGGTGGTGGTAGTGATTGGGGCGACGGGGGGCATTGGCCGCGCAGTGGTCTCCCGGTTGCAGCCCTTGGGGGCCAAGTTGGTTTTGGCGGCCCGGCAAGCTGACCGGTTACAGGCGTTGGGGGTGCCAGGGGCCCTGTGTGTACCCACGGACATTACGGTGCCGGCCCAGGTGGAGCAATTGCTGGCCCAGGCGGTAGCCACCTTTGGCCGGGTGGATGTGCTTATTAATGCCGCCGGCGCCGGCGTGTTCAAATCCTGGGACAAGCTCACCCCCGAGGATTTCGCCGGTCAATTGGCGGTGAATCTCCAGGGGAATTTCTATGCCATGCAGGCGGCGGCCCAGGTGATGAAAACCCAGCGCGCCGGGCACATTTGCAATGTCATCGGCATTTTGGGGAAACATACTATGCCCTTGGCGGCGGCCTACTGTGCTTCCAAGTTCGGGGCGGTGGGGGCCACCAAAGTCCTGGCGGATGAGCTGCGCCGCTACAACATCAAAGTCACCCTGTTTTATTTCGGCGGTGTGGATACCCCCTTTTGGGAGGGCATTGCCCTGAAGGTGGACCGCAGTAAAATGCTCCGGCCCGAAACAGCTGCGGATGCTATCGTGTATGCTCTGCAAGTTGAACCGACAGCCGTCCCCCTCGAGATTAATATCCAACCGGAGAGTCACGTTTTTCTCTAA
- a CDS encoding anion transporter: MGRAILTLGILLVTYGGLALGKWPGLGLNRPTIALVGAAALVGVGAIDLPQAWRAMDARTMVFLLGMMVVNGALSQVGVFTWVWQVLVRHSRHPWGLLLWVTGGTGVLSAFLLNDTLALVATPLVVQVTQALGLNPVPYLLALAAATNIGSVATISGNPQNILVGAFSGIGYGEFARVMTPVAVVGLGIVVGLIGLFYPEVRSRKRFPLPPWTPAATPTPEFWGHVLVTVGLLGAFVAGVPLAEAALVTAAIFLCWRRDHPEGLLAWVDWGLLVLFAGLFILTQTTRNLGILQPLAPLATQPWQLMGVVTLLSNLISNVPTVLLMHPLVRPDDTRGWLMLAAASTLAGNLTLFGAVANLITVEAARRVGYGISFWTHLRLGVPLTLLTLAVAYCAIYWP, from the coding sequence GTGGGGCGCGCAATTCTCACGCTGGGGATCCTGCTAGTGACCTATGGGGGGTTGGCGCTCGGGAAATGGCCGGGGCTGGGGTTAAACCGACCGACGATTGCCCTGGTGGGGGCAGCGGCCTTGGTGGGGGTAGGCGCGATTGACCTGCCCCAGGCCTGGCGGGCGATGGATGCCCGGACGATGGTGTTTTTGCTGGGCATGATGGTGGTCAACGGGGCGCTCAGCCAGGTGGGGGTGTTTACCTGGGTGTGGCAGGTCCTGGTGCGGCACAGTCGCCATCCCTGGGGGTTACTGCTGTGGGTAACGGGGGGAACGGGGGTGCTGTCGGCCTTTTTGCTCAACGACACGCTGGCGTTGGTGGCGACGCCTTTAGTGGTGCAGGTGACCCAGGCGTTGGGGTTGAACCCGGTGCCCTATCTGCTGGCGTTGGCGGCGGCTACCAATATCGGGTCTGTGGCGACGATTAGCGGCAACCCCCAGAACATCCTAGTGGGAGCGTTTTCCGGCATCGGTTACGGGGAATTTGCCCGGGTGATGACGCCGGTGGCGGTGGTGGGGTTGGGGATTGTGGTGGGGTTAATCGGGCTGTTTTACCCGGAGGTGCGTTCTCGCAAGCGGTTTCCTTTACCCCCCTGGACCCCTGCCGCAACCCCAACGCCGGAGTTTTGGGGGCACGTGCTGGTGACGGTGGGGTTATTGGGGGCGTTTGTAGCGGGGGTGCCCTTGGCGGAGGCAGCGCTGGTTACGGCGGCCATCTTCCTGTGTTGGCGGCGGGACCACCCCGAGGGATTGCTGGCCTGGGTAGATTGGGGTTTGTTGGTGTTGTTCGCCGGGCTGTTTATCTTGACCCAGACGACGCGCAACCTGGGCATTTTGCAGCCCTTGGCCCCTCTGGCCACCCAACCCTGGCAATTGATGGGCGTGGTCACCTTGCTGTCCAATCTCATTTCCAACGTCCCCACCGTGTTGTTGATGCATCCTCTGGTGCGGCCCGATGATACGCGGGGTTGGTTGATGCTGGCGGCGGCCTCCACCCTGGCGGGGAATTTGACCCTGTTTGGGGCGGTGGCCAATTTGATTACGGTGGAAGCGGCAAGGCGCGTTGGGTATGGCATTTCCTTTTGGACCCATTTGCGGTTGGGGGTGCCTTTAACCTTGCTTACCCTGGCGGTGGCCTATTGCGCCATTTACTGGCCCTAA
- a CDS encoding L-threonylcarbamoyladenylate synthase encodes MACEVLPAERRAFGRLRELWERDEIVALPMATVYGLVTRGTSPVAVRKLRQIRRLPAPQPLTLLTSGVAQAETVAELTPAARQMLCHFPYPVTLIVRAKPHVDPTITDGFTSVFLACPDGFIAELVQAMPFFLVAISAQVGETLFTTFAQVERYFKSQVAAIVNGGTCPYQHRSTLVDFTVPQPTILTYGAVSVDDLRPLLPDVVLPSHLMK; translated from the coding sequence ATGGCCTGTGAAGTTTTACCGGCGGAGCGGCGGGCATTTGGTCGTCTGCGGGAGTTGTGGGAACGGGACGAGATTGTGGCCTTGCCCATGGCGACGGTTTACGGGTTGGTGACGCGGGGGACCTCACCGGTGGCAGTACGCAAGTTGCGACAAATCAGGCGTTTGCCTGCCCCCCAACCCCTGACCCTCTTGACCAGCGGTGTTGCCCAGGCAGAAACAGTGGCGGAACTCACCCCGGCAGCCCGGCAGATGCTGTGCCATTTCCCCTATCCGGTGACCCTGATCGTGCGGGCCAAGCCCCATGTAGACCCGACCATCACCGATGGGTTTACGTCGGTATTTTTGGCTTGTCCCGATGGGTTCATTGCAGAACTGGTGCAGGCCATGCCCTTTTTCCTGGTGGCCATCAGCGCCCAAGTAGGGGAAACGTTATTCACCACCTTTGCCCAAGTCGAGCGTTACTTTAAGTCCCAGGTAGCTGCCATTGTCAATGGGGGAACCTGTCCCTATCAACACCGGAGTACCTTGGTGGATTTCACCGTGCCCCAGCCCACCATCTTGACCTATGGCGCGGTTTCCGTGGATGATTTGCGGCCCCTGTTGCCGGATGTGGTTTTGCCGTCCCATCTGATGAAGTAA
- a CDS encoding tyrosine-type recombinase/integrase, with protein MSSTLIPSPSETLATAHPVWVYLARVSPGSRRTLREALEMMARWLSQGKGGALDFPWWQLRYPHTTALRAWLAERYAPATVNKHLAALRGVLRECWRLGLLTAEDYHRTGDVPSVKGQSLLRGRLVRDEEIQAMLSCCQQENSPAGYRDGALLALLVGTGLRRSEVVGLALADYEPDLGRLHVRSGKGNRDRWVYLAPGAEVWLGRWLAVRGRVAGPLLCPVNRWGQVVIRPMTDQAVLHILRKRGCQAGVSAFSPHDLRRTFISNLLDAGVDIATVQKLAGHAQVQTTIRYDRREEHTQRQAVARLRIPH; from the coding sequence GTGTCGTCCACCCTCATTCCGTCCCCTTCTGAAACCCTGGCCACGGCCCATCCGGTGTGGGTGTATCTGGCCCGTGTCAGTCCGGGTTCCCGGCGCACTTTGCGGGAAGCCCTGGAGATGATGGCCCGCTGGCTGAGCCAGGGGAAGGGGGGGGCGCTGGACTTTCCCTGGTGGCAGCTGCGCTATCCCCACACAACCGCTCTGCGCGCCTGGTTGGCGGAACGCTACGCCCCGGCGACGGTGAATAAACATTTGGCGGCCCTGCGAGGTGTCCTGCGGGAGTGTTGGCGTTTGGGATTACTCACGGCGGAGGACTATCACCGGACAGGAGATGTGCCCAGCGTCAAGGGGCAGAGTTTACTGCGGGGCCGACTGGTCAGGGATGAGGAAATCCAAGCCATGCTGAGCTGTTGCCAGCAGGAAAACAGCCCGGCGGGGTATCGGGATGGGGCGTTGCTGGCGCTGCTGGTGGGCACGGGGTTGCGGCGCTCGGAGGTGGTCGGCCTGGCCCTGGCGGACTACGAACCGGACCTGGGTCGCCTGCACGTGCGCTCCGGCAAGGGCAACAGGGACCGCTGGGTGTACCTGGCGCCGGGGGCCGAGGTGTGGTTAGGGCGCTGGTTGGCGGTGCGGGGTCGGGTGGCCGGGCCGCTTTTGTGTCCGGTAAATCGCTGGGGCCAGGTGGTGATCCGCCCCATGACCGACCAGGCCGTATTACACATCCTGCGCAAACGGGGCTGCCAAGCAGGGGTTAGTGCTTTTAGCCCCCACGACCTGCGACGCACCTTTATTTCCAACCTGCTGGACGCCGGGGTGGACATCGCCACCGTGCAAAAGTTGGCTGGTCACGCCCAGGTGCAAACCACCATCCGTTACGACCGGCGGGAAGAACACACCCAACGTCAGGCCGTCGCCCGCCTACGGATTCCCCATTGA
- a CDS encoding aspartate carbamoyltransferase catalytic subunit codes for MAAPQWQRRHLLSLADLAPWEYEILLQTSASFAEVLTRPTPKVPTLQGKVVALMFFESSTRTRNSFELAAKRLSADTLNFSPGTSALNKGETIFDTAKTLLAMNTNLMVIRHAASGVPQQIAQECDRLGVPVGVVNAGDGQHEHPTQALLDLFTLCQVFSPSSPQLSALRHRKVVIVGDIRHSRVARSNIYSLRAAGADVHLAGPPTLVPQELTHLGVQVHWQLEPALKDAEVVMALRLQTERMQQNFLPSLREYHREYGITRERLSLCHPQVKLLHPGPVNRGVEVTSDLVDDPQISLVPRQVQNGVAVRMAVLYLLSTAKVS; via the coding sequence ATGGCGGCTCCCCAATGGCAACGTCGGCATTTGTTGTCCCTGGCGGACCTGGCCCCCTGGGAGTATGAGATTCTCCTGCAGACCAGCGCCAGTTTTGCCGAGGTGTTAACCCGCCCCACCCCCAAAGTGCCGACCCTGCAAGGTAAAGTGGTGGCCCTGATGTTTTTTGAGTCCTCCACCCGCACCCGCAACAGCTTTGAGCTGGCCGCTAAGCGCCTGTCGGCTGATACGTTGAACTTTTCCCCCGGTACTTCCGCCCTGAACAAAGGGGAAACGATTTTCGATACGGCCAAGACCCTGCTGGCCATGAACACCAACCTGATGGTCATCCGCCATGCCGCCAGCGGTGTGCCCCAGCAAATTGCCCAGGAGTGCGACCGGTTAGGGGTGCCGGTGGGGGTGGTCAATGCGGGTGACGGGCAACACGAGCATCCCACCCAGGCGCTTTTGGATTTGTTCACCCTGTGCCAGGTGTTTTCGCCCTCATCCCCCCAGTTGTCGGCGCTGCGTCACCGCAAGGTGGTGATTGTGGGGGATATTCGCCATTCCCGGGTGGCCCGTTCCAATATCTACAGCCTGCGGGCGGCAGGGGCTGATGTGCATCTGGCGGGTCCCCCTACCCTGGTGCCCCAGGAGTTGACCCATCTGGGGGTGCAGGTGCATTGGCAACTGGAACCGGCCCTCAAGGATGCCGAAGTGGTCATGGCCCTGCGACTGCAAACTGAACGGATGCAACAAAACTTTTTGCCCTCTTTACGGGAGTATCACCGGGAATACGGCATTACCCGGGAGCGTCTGTCCCTGTGTCATCCCCAGGTGAAACTGCTGCACCCGGGTCCGGTTAATCGGGGGGTGGAGGTCACGTCGGATTTGGTGGATGACCCCCAGATCAGTCTGGTGCCCCGACAGGTGCAAAATGGAGTGGCGGTGCGCATGGCGGTTTTGTATTTGTTGAGTACGGCTAAGGTGTCTTGA
- a CDS encoding glutaredoxin family protein yields MTLPHLVLYSKPGCHLCEGLREKLTAMAPGQFHLEERDITTRPDWWQRYQYEIPVLTLLHQEQEIPLPRLSPRLSVAQCQAQLQQWLAQLTQMA; encoded by the coding sequence ATGACCTTACCCCATCTGGTGCTCTACAGCAAACCGGGCTGCCACCTGTGCGAGGGACTGCGGGAGAAATTGACGGCCATGGCCCCAGGGCAGTTTCACCTGGAGGAACGGGACATCACCACCCGCCCCGATTGGTGGCAGCGCTATCAGTATGAAATCCCCGTGCTGACCCTGCTGCACCAGGAGCAAGAAATTCCCCTGCCCCGCTTATCTCCCCGCCTATCGGTCGCCCAATGCCAAGCCCAACTCCAGCAGTGGCTGGCTCAGCTTACGCAGATGGCTTAG
- the plsY gene encoding glycerol-3-phosphate 1-O-acyltransferase PlsY, which yields MGINGLLLLLAYLWGSLPPGYIAGRLAGIDLRQVGSGSTGATNVLRTLGKGPALVVFTVDLLKGMTAVLCARWVWQTWPGVDPGDGRPWWELAYALLALVGHSKSVWINWQGGKSVATGLGLLLLLAWPVALGALGVFVLVVAITRIVSLGSLTACGAAVVLALLWRLPWPYRLYVLLGSAYIVWCHRSNIQRLRQGTEPRLGEAKPSA from the coding sequence ATGGGGATCAACGGGCTGTTGCTGCTGCTGGCCTATCTGTGGGGGTCGCTGCCGCCGGGGTATATCGCAGGGCGCTTGGCGGGGATTGACCTGCGCCAAGTGGGGTCGGGTTCGACGGGGGCCACCAATGTATTGCGCACTTTGGGGAAGGGGCCGGCCCTGGTGGTGTTTACCGTTGACCTGCTCAAGGGGATGACGGCAGTGCTCTGTGCCCGCTGGGTGTGGCAAACTTGGCCGGGGGTGGACCCGGGTGACGGACGCCCTTGGTGGGAGTTGGCCTATGCCCTACTGGCGCTGGTGGGCCACAGCAAGTCGGTCTGGATCAATTGGCAGGGGGGCAAATCGGTGGCCACGGGGCTGGGGTTGCTGCTGCTTTTGGCCTGGCCGGTGGCCCTGGGGGCTTTGGGGGTCTTCGTCCTGGTGGTGGCCATAACGCGGATTGTTTCTCTTGGGTCCCTGACGGCCTGTGGGGCGGCGGTGGTCCTGGCGCTGCTGTGGCGGTTACCTTGGCCTTACCGACTCTATGTACTGTTGGGAAGCGCCTATATCGTCTGGTGTCATCGGAGCAATATTCAGCGGTTGCGCCAGGGAACGGAACCCCGCTTGGGAGAAGCTAAGCCATCTGCGTAA
- a CDS encoding chlororespiratory reduction protein 7 — protein MANPLLYEGDHYVVLTPTAPEVICTEAELRERLRQALEQMPEVTPELAVYATVEERVQYLLDRACRLEWGEGAFMEWYLVRLEKRR, from the coding sequence ATGGCTAACCCCTTGCTCTACGAAGGCGACCATTACGTGGTGTTGACCCCCACCGCGCCGGAGGTCATTTGCACCGAGGCAGAGTTGCGGGAGCGGTTGCGCCAGGCGCTGGAGCAAATGCCGGAGGTCACCCCGGAACTGGCGGTGTACGCCACGGTGGAGGAACGGGTGCAATACTTGCTGGACCGGGCCTGCCGGTTGGAATGGGGGGAGGGGGCGTTCATGGAGTGGTATCTGGTGCGGTTGGAGAAACGGCGGTGA
- a CDS encoding tetratricopeptide repeat protein, which produces MDLALQITYLVGLLTLLGVSAVLVTRQVLRTRATEQRLTELQRQVTAGEATAADYYELGSIYLRKKLYVQSVNYLQKALKGWDENDPVGLAKVYNALGFAYFSQEQYDLAIRQYREALKLQPDYVTALNNLGHAYEKKNLTAQALEVYEQVLQIAPDNPTAKQRAASLRKRLAPTPS; this is translated from the coding sequence GTGGACCTGGCGCTGCAGATTACGTACTTGGTGGGGCTGTTGACGCTGCTGGGGGTATCGGCGGTCCTGGTGACCCGGCAGGTGCTGCGCACGCGGGCGACGGAACAACGCCTAACCGAACTCCAGCGCCAAGTGACGGCTGGGGAGGCCACGGCTGCTGACTACTACGAACTGGGCAGCATTTACCTGCGCAAAAAACTCTACGTCCAGAGCGTCAACTACTTGCAAAAGGCCTTGAAAGGGTGGGATGAAAACGACCCGGTGGGCCTAGCCAAGGTCTATAACGCCCTGGGGTTTGCCTACTTCAGCCAAGAACAATATGACTTGGCCATTCGCCAGTACCGGGAAGCCCTGAAGCTCCAACCGGATTACGTCACGGCGTTGAATAACCTGGGCCATGCCTACGAAAAGAAAAACTTGACCGCCCAGGCGCTGGAGGTGTATGAGCAGGTGTTGCAGATTGCCCCGGATAACCCCACAGCCAAACAGCGGGCGGCCTCATTGCGCAAGCGATTAGCCCCTACTCCCAGTTGA
- a CDS encoding chlorophyll a/b-binding protein has product MQEQQAPKFGFTNFAETWNGRLAMLGFVIGVATELLTGKGILAQLGLM; this is encoded by the coding sequence ATGCAAGAGCAACAAGCGCCTAAGTTCGGTTTTACCAATTTTGCGGAAACCTGGAACGGTCGGTTGGCCATGTTGGGGTTTGTGATTGGCGTGGCGACCGAATTGCTGACCGGCAAGGGGATTTTGGCGCAGTTGGGTTTGATGTAA
- a CDS encoding GTP-binding protein yields MGTVTAVQDWVGLKGAWCYAQAQACSSGAARRRLTQGLVQVVALGLVGRGKSSLLNALVGEPVFATGAVHGVTRGAQSVRWSVGGLTVELVDTPGLDEVGQTTADQVWALALGAELVLLVLSGDPNREELGILSRLVRSGKPVLVVLNKMDQYPPEAQALLLARWREGKLARWVDPQDVIPVAAQPTGWRRTPQGQVVRQPLTPQVEPLRQALVRQLPPLAPALLALNALQTTAQSPPLVTPPAQIEALLWRASVHKALAVAVNPLFGVDLCLGAVVDGALLVRLARRAGVTLSTWEAMQLLRLMAGSVGGLGLGSSLLKSGLALGGGLVYLTVAAGQGLLAGLVTYMVGRLGWQYLVQGKTWGPGSPTALIQQWLGEIDQGAVLSRLRRYLHSPPTDGLQ; encoded by the coding sequence ATGGGGACGGTGACGGCGGTCCAGGACTGGGTGGGGTTAAAGGGGGCGTGGTGTTATGCCCAGGCCCAGGCTTGCAGCAGTGGGGCTGCTCGGCGGCGGTTGACGCAGGGGTTGGTGCAGGTGGTGGCCCTGGGGCTGGTGGGGCGCGGGAAATCGAGTCTGTTGAACGCCCTGGTGGGGGAGCCGGTGTTTGCGACAGGGGCGGTGCATGGGGTGACCCGGGGGGCGCAGTCGGTGCGGTGGTCGGTGGGGGGGCTGACGGTGGAGCTGGTGGATACGCCGGGGTTAGATGAGGTGGGGCAGACCACAGCGGATCAGGTGTGGGCCTTGGCCCTGGGGGCGGAACTGGTGTTGTTGGTGCTCAGTGGCGACCCCAACCGGGAGGAATTGGGTATCCTCTCGCGGCTGGTGCGCTCCGGAAAACCGGTGCTGGTGGTGCTCAACAAAATGGACCAGTATCCCCCTGAGGCCCAGGCGCTGTTGTTGGCCCGCTGGCGGGAGGGAAAATTAGCCCGCTGGGTGGACCCCCAGGATGTGATTCCGGTGGCGGCGCAACCGACGGGCTGGCGGCGAACGCCCCAGGGTCAAGTGGTACGGCAACCCTTGACGCCCCAGGTGGAACCCCTCCGGCAGGCATTAGTGCGGCAATTGCCCCCCCTGGCCCCGGCCCTTCTGGCGTTGAATGCCCTACAGACCACAGCCCAATCCCCCCCTTTGGTGACGCCGCCGGCCCAGATTGAGGCATTGCTCTGGCGGGCCAGTGTCCACAAGGCTTTGGCGGTGGCGGTCAACCCCCTGTTTGGGGTAGATCTGTGCCTGGGGGCGGTGGTGGATGGGGCGTTGCTGGTGCGCTTGGCGCGACGGGCGGGGGTGACCCTGAGCACCTGGGAGGCGATGCAGTTGTTGCGGCTGATGGCTGGCAGTGTGGGGGGATTGGGACTGGGGAGCAGTTTGCTCAAAAGTGGCCTGGCGTTGGGGGGCGGGCTGGTTTACCTGACGGTGGCCGCGGGACAGGGTCTGCTGGCGGGCCTGGTGACCTATATGGTGGGTCGGTTGGGGTGGCAGTACCTGGTGCAGGGGAAAACCTGGGGGCCGGGCAGCCCGACGGCGCTCATCCAGCAATGGTTAGGGGAGATAGACCAGGGGGCGGTGCTCAGCCGTTTACGCCGCTATTTGCATTCCCCCCCCACCGATGGGCTACAGTAA
- a CDS encoding YtxH domain-containing protein: MQRKATGAFVGGLVIGGLTGLVTGMVLAPRSGQETRRLLRKAAAALPELTADVSGNLQLQAQRWTAALQQRWQDQWVRFQLAVQAGWEAGRQEQRRQQNRG, translated from the coding sequence ATGCAGCGCAAGGCAACGGGAGCGTTTGTGGGCGGGTTGGTGATCGGCGGCCTAACGGGTTTGGTGACGGGGATGGTGTTGGCGCCCCGCTCGGGCCAGGAGACGCGGCGGCTCTTGCGCAAAGCAGCGGCGGCTCTCCCGGAACTCACTGCCGATGTCTCGGGGAACTTGCAACTCCAGGCCCAGCGGTGGACGGCGGCGCTCCAGCAACGGTGGCAGGACCAGTGGGTGCGCTTCCAACTGGCGGTGCAGGCAGGCTGGGAGGCCGGACGACAGGAACAGCGGCGACAACAAAACCGTGGCTGA